A region of the Mycoplasma capricolum subsp. capricolum ATCC 27343 genome:
TATGTAATTTACCAGTAACGTTTGGTGGAGGTAAGATGATAGAAAATTTAGGTTTTTTAGAATTAGGATTAGCTTTAAACAATTTTTTATCTAGTCAATATTGATATTTAGTTTTTTCAACTAAGATGTGATTATACTTAGGGTTTAATTGTTTTTTCATAAGTTCTCCTTAATAACTATATAATATTTTAACATTATAAAAAAACTATAAAGTTAGAAAATGCCTCTAGTGAGGCAAAGTGATTTATTTTGTTAATATACAAATTATTGGGTTATTAGATGAAATTATTCCATCTTTATAAGGTAAAAAAGCATTAGATAAACAAGAATTACTATATGCAGATAAACTTAAATTTTCACATTCATACTTAAGGTCTTTAATTGTAATGTTTGTATTATCTTTTGAAATAAAACTAACATAAGTATAATCTTGATAATCTTCAAACTTTAAAATATTTGTTCCCTTGTCAAATTTGAATAAAATTGAATCATCATTAATAAAAGTAAGATTATATTTGAAAATAAAATGAAAAATAGAGTAGTTTTTATCATATCTTTTTGTAGCATTAGCTATAAAAATAATTTTAGCATCTTTACTAGCTTCTAAACCTTTTAAAATCGCTAATTCACCATCAAAATAATCTTTTTCAGAACTTCAAATTTCAACGTTTTTTATTTTTGATTTAATTAGTTCTAATTCTTGATCTGTTACTTTGTCAAAATCTCCAATTGCATAATCAATTTTCATATTTCTACTAATTAGATCTAAACAACCTCTTTCAACTCCAATAATATAAGTTGAATCATTATTAAAAGGTTCAAGATTTAAATTAGTTTTTGCTGTAACAATTAAAATAGTTTTATAGTTCATCAAATAGTCCTTTTGCTCTTTTTGTAAAATCATCACTACCAAATAAATAACTACCAGCTACTATCATATCAACTCCAGCTTGCTTTACTAAAACTGAAGTTTGTTCATTAATTCCACCATCAACTTCAATGGTGTATTTATATTTTTTTTCTTTTCTTAATTGATCTAAAATTTCAATTTTTTTTAAACTAGATGTAATAAATTTTTGACCACCAAATCCTGGTTCAACACTCATAACTAAAACATTATCTAATTTATCTAAATAAGGATAAACTAAACTAACATCAGTATTTGGTGAAATAGCTAAAGAAGCTAAAATATTATTTTGCTTACATAAATTAATAAATTTATTGATTGTGCTATTATCTTTTAATGATTCAATATGCATTGTCATCATTTCTGGTTTTGCTTTTATATAATCTAAAAAAAAGTCTTCAAATTGTTTTGTTTTAACATTAACCATAAAATGTACATCAACATTAATATCAATATTTTTTTTAATATCGTGTAGAATTTTAGAACCAAAAGTTAAATTTGGAACAAAATCAAAATCCATAACATCATAATGAATTCAATTTATATTATTTTTTTTACATAATTCTAATTCATTTTTTAGATCCATAAAATTAGCTGATAATACTGATGGAGCAATAATATACTTTTTCATCTTAATATTTATTCTTTCTATTTTGCTTTAATTCTTCATATACTTTTACATAATCATTATAAATGAATGTTGGTAGTAAGTGCTCAGCTACAGCTTTTTTTACTACACATTTAGTTTCATGAGTATGTGTACAATCAACAAACTTACATTTGTTTAAAAAAGGAATAAACGTTTCTCAAGAATATAAAATATGTTCAATATCAATATTATTTAAATCAAATGCTGAAAATCCTGGAGTATCAGCTATAAAAATATTATTTTCTAAATTATAAAGTTGAATACTAGTTGTAGTATGTTTTCCTCTATTTAGTTTTTTTGAAATTTCATTAGTTTTAATTTGTTTATTAATATCTAAAAAGTTATTTAAAGTAGTAGATTTACCAGCTCCAGTTTGTCCTGTAAAAACACTAATTTTATTTTTTAAAAGTTCTTTTAATTTTAAAATGATTGTGTTTTTATTTTCTAAATTGTCTTTATTATTAATGATTAAAACTTGATAATGCATTTTTTCATACCAATTAATTTTATGCATAACTTCTTGATAATAAGAACTCTCTTTTAATAAATCAACTTTAGTAAAAATTAAAATAGGTTTAATTTTTAGCGTTTCTAACATCATAATATATTTATTTAATAAAAATGATGAAAATAAAGGTTCATATAATGCAGTAACTATTAAAACTTGGTCAACATTTGCAATTTTTGGTCTATCTAGACTATTTTTTCTTGGTTTAATTTCTTTAATATAACCATATCCATCTTCTAAAATACTAAATTCAACAACATCTCCAACTTTAGGTTTTAGTTCTTTTTTTAAATTACCTTTTGCATACACTTTATATATTTTATTTTCATAAAACACATAACTTTCATTACTATCTTTTTTAACTAAAATTCCTTGCATCTACTCACCTTATTTCAAAAATAATGCTATTAAAAAAATAATAAAAATACTTATAACTATTAAAATTCAAAAAATAAAATATTTAGAATTAGTATTTTTAAAAAAATATTGATATTTTAAAGTATTGTTGTTTTTAATATTTAAAGAACTCTCATTTTCTCATCACATATTTGGAAAATCAAGATTAACATTTTGTTCTTGTTTTGCTTTTTGAAGATCTTCAATAATTTGATCAAAAGAATGATATCTATTTTTATAATCTTTAGCTAAGCATTTCATAATAATATTTTCTAGTGCTTGAGAAATATTTGGGTTAATTTCTCTAGGTCTAACAACTTCTTTTAAAATATGTTGTTGAAAATTAGCTCTTTCTCTTTCTTTAGAACTAGCAGTATTAGAATTATAGTTTAAAAATAGCATACCACCTGTTAAAAACTCATACATAATCACACCAATTGAATAAATATCTGATTCAAAATAAAAAGCATCTTTTCTTGATTCAAAATTTAAAAACTGTTCTGGTGCTGTATATCTTG
Encoded here:
- the rpe gene encoding ribulose-phosphate 3-epimerase — protein: MKKYIIAPSVLSANFMDLKNELELCKKNNINWIHYDVMDFDFVPNLTFGSKILHDIKKNIDINVDVHFMVNVKTKQFEDFFLDYIKAKPEMMTMHIESLKDNSTINKFINLCKQNNILASLAISPNTDVSLVYPYLDKLDNVLVMSVEPGFGGQKFITSSLKKIEILDQLRKEKKYKYTIEVDGGINEQTSVLVKQAGVDMIVAGSYLFGSDDFTKRAKGLFDEL
- the rsgA gene encoding ribosome small subunit-dependent GTPase A; translation: MQGILVKKDSNESYVFYENKIYKVYAKGNLKKELKPKVGDVVEFSILEDGYGYIKEIKPRKNSLDRPKIANVDQVLIVTALYEPLFSSFLLNKYIMMLETLKIKPILIFTKVDLLKESSYYQEVMHKINWYEKMHYQVLIINNKDNLENKNTIILKLKELLKNKISVFTGQTGAGKSTTLNNFLDINKQIKTNEISKKLNRGKHTTTSIQLYNLENNIFIADTPGFSAFDLNNIDIEHILYSWETFIPFLNKCKFVDCTHTHETKCVVKKAVAEHLLPTFIYNDYVKVYEELKQNRKNKY
- a CDS encoding thiamine diphosphokinase, with the translated sequence MNYKTILIVTAKTNLNLEPFNNDSTYIIGVERGCLDLISRNMKIDYAIGDFDKVTDQELELIKSKIKNVEIWSSEKDYFDGELAILKGLEASKDAKIIFIANATKRYDKNYSIFHFIFKYNLTFINDDSILFKFDKGTNILKFEDYQDYTYVSFISKDNTNITIKDLKYECENLSLSAYSNSCLSNAFLPYKDGIISSNNPIICILTK